The Gossypium arboreum isolate Shixiya-1 chromosome 4, ASM2569848v2, whole genome shotgun sequence DNA segment aagagtaaaattttggtggaaaatggattttgggtagattAGGGGGTTGGGACGGAAgggaagtaaaagttttggggggaaaGTGAGAAGGGGTAAAAGTTTTGAAAgaaagtaaaaaggtttgagagtttgggtaaaaatgtaaaatattatagtttgatattcaaattattcgaattattcgagttattcgaattcaaaaactcaactcgattcgaactcgaaattcgaaattcgaaaaaaaattcaagttgagtcgaataactcgattaactcgaataattcaattggtttaactcgaaattcgaatttttattttatttttttcgagtcaaatcgagttttgctcacccctaattcTAGTAATTTAAATAACTACAGTATTTAGTTAAAGTTTGTTAGGATCAGTTAGTTAAGATATATATTGTTAGCTGATAAATCCATATATGAATTTTAAACTATTGTTAGCCggttatcttttcttttcttttctttttttaagttGGTTTTTTCAATAAAAAGAATTTGTTTCTCTACATCCAATTTATTTATATGGTATCAAATTTCTTTTTTTAAGAGTGGGTAGTTTAATATTTGGTTTATTCGAATTTGAAAACTCAATTCGAttcaaacttgaaattcaaaaaaaaaattcgagttgaatcgattaatttgattaactcgattcgaataattcgaaattcaaatttttttcgaTTGTTTTGAGTCaaatcgaattttgctcacccctacatGCCGGGGTTGATCACTGACTTCATCTCTTTCCTCTGTGGTTGACTGCGGTCGTGTCTTAATCGCCCATTGTGGATCCCTTTGGTTtaatccttggcttttaagtaaccattctcgagcaggataagctagttatagtggaaaaggacacctacgaccaccaactccaagaatttagacttaagatttggcgaaacctgactctagccaataatcacttttgtgtgggactatcttctgctagatcatcacttcccaacgACGAATACCATGccgttttgtctcttggattcgccaacctctgatgcagaaagccaacgaactgactatgcaaccttcccaaaacgtacaaagcgaccgttccttgcacaagttgaaaagatcacctattaagggacatggacggaagcgtcagccccgtaATACGGAGAAGCAatgaataccctgttgagaaggctaagcgcagattctaagcctcataaacCTTTTTGAGGAATTTcgacaacctttggctagattggtttagtggctcatgatttttgagaaagaaataaatatattagaaatgagatttttattgaagaaaatatggagagaacaaaAAACAAACTTTTTAGGTGAAGAGGTGCTTACAGAAAAAAGAGTTGTCAAATAtgtgtcactccatcccctatttatagtactagaaaacctagcctattcctaattaaattctcaaagataaataaaaataaataaagataattaaagataaatgaaaataaatcctaaaattaaatctaagtaaaaatcattaataattatcctaatataattgaaacTAAAATAGAGTCttatgctataaaatctcttcttttgtattTTTGCTCCAAAAGTTTTCCATACTTTGCATTTTCGGCACCACTTCTCTCCTACTTCGTATGCTGGCCCAATTCATATTTAATTTCACGCTTTTTGCCCCCAAATTTCCTTTTatcttcaattaagtccctacaaGACAAAGAACCCTAAAATAGCCCAAATTAGTAggacatactcaaaataaacatgcaattagcacataaaaatatGATGTTTCAGAGTATTATCAGTTtttttgtgtgtgtatgtgtgtgtgtTGTGATGCTTGTAACAAAAAAATGGCTTCGAAGCAAAAATAAATGAACCACACTGATCGGGAGGTTGCACGACAATCAGGTCCTCCGATGCAAATGGGGCAGATGTCGATCTCACTTCATCTCCATCTCCCGACCTAGGATTGATAGGCACTCGTTTTGGCTTTCTACGGCGATGTTGCCTACTCTTTGAAGCTGGCAATAGATATGACTTGTCATTATGTCTAAAGTAATCCATGTAATCTAAAGACGTCGCGAACTTTGGTGTAAGAAATGATTAACACGTTGGAAAAAAATCATACCTACACTCCCACATCTCGATATACTTTTTGTGGAATGTTGGCTAATATTCCTCGAGTCTCCTCCACAAGTCGATCTTGTATAGGTCATCGAGCTCTTGAGGTGGCGACAGAATACGTTGCATACACTTGAACTATCACATGACTTGATCACATTCGTGCATCTCGACCTTTGCAAAAACGACCAATGACACTTTGACATGCTAGATGTTGCAATTGGCCAAAATTCGATCGAGACATATTCTTGAATCCTCGGATCCGCATATGACATCCATACAAAATGCATtatgaatttataatttttagaacctgcgtaatatttaatttcaagtgctagaataaatattatataattttgaaattcatAAACTAACCTCCTTTTCGATTTCTTAATCTAGTACTAGTCGAATATCCTCGAGCTCGATTGGTATATCGCTGTGTCTCGCGTTATTGTTCCacctatttaaataatatattatttcaaaattacaacaatgaaaaataaaaacagtAATGATTTTGTGGAATAAATTTTACCATATTACGAGTGCGAATTTAAGAGAGTTCCACTCGGGAATGTAAAAAATGATAGTCGATACCATGCCCACAATTGAAGAAACATGTAATTGCTGATTTTAGTTTTATTCGATATTGTTGCTCGATACAATTCTTAATACAATGTCACCAACATTACTGATCCTCAATTAAGTCGTCTCGATTCTTTCAAGTCAACTAGAAGTAGTAGCCACCTTAAATGTACCAGATTGCGAGATGAAGCATTAGCAAACCCCTAATCAACCACTCTTGAAGCCTCAATAGTTTGAAAGAACAATCCTAAATTTGTTCGACACATTTCTTAATAATTGCTCACATATTGTACTCCAATCGACACTACTAATAGACCCCATATCCACATCCCCATCAATTTCAACCTAATTTCtcaaataatttctttttcaacATATTAACGAACTCTGTATACTAGACTAGATCAtcttttcaacattttcatttattACCCCAAATTTTATGTATAATTGATTAAAAAAACTAACTATTAAAGTAAATTAAAGGTTTAAGATTTTGAAGTTGAGGATTTtcctcaattatttaattattttacttgGTAAATAAAAATTGAGgtagaaattttattaaaatgtgAATGAAAGTACTATAATATGATTAGATTATTATTTTATCGGGAATATAAATTATTCACTAACATGAAACATCTAATTTCCAAATTAATATTCTGTCAAGTAGATATGCAGGAACCCCAAATCAATGGAGTGTCACCTTGGATTTTAACAACCAAAATCAGTTTGTATTTACGATTAACAATGCTTCTAAATGACAGCAACACCAAATTAAAACAAACATACATTAATCTTAATAGCGGCTACGCCTTGCCAATCTTGGTGAAGTCCTACTACTCCCACTCTGCGCCTCTGTTTTCTCCTTATCTCCTTCACTTTCCGGTTCATTGTTAACCTCCTCCACCATCTTCTTCACATCGCTACCTATCCCATCGCTAAAGTTCCTCTCTTTTGCTCACCAAGCCGCTATTCTTCGCcactcgctcaaaatcatcgccCAGTTTCCGCACCGCACCGTTCCTCAATACCCTCTTCTTTTTTCTCTTCGCCACCGTTACTTCTTCATCATCATCGCCTTTGTTTTCATCCTCTGTGTCGTCGTCATCGTTAAGATCCAAGAACCTCCTCCTTTTAACCGCCACGGGAGCAGGAGGGGGAGATACGTCTTCGTCATCTTCATCGTCCCTTAAGCTTTTCTTAAGGTTAAGACCCCTGTCGGGGGTGTCCTTGAGGAGCTTCTTGCGCTGAGCTTTAAGCCTTTTGACGTTGCCTTCTATGCGACCTTGGAGACGAAGGCGCTTGAAACTGAGACCACCCATGGACCAATGGGCTTCATCGGCCCATGAGAGCAGCGGATCAAGGACTGGAACAGGAGGATCCACGCGTCCGGGGTTGAACTTGGTGTCGGTGTAGATGCGAGGCCGTGGAAGACTGCTTCCGTAGAACTTGCCAGGACCGAGAGAAACCACCATTGTTTGACGCTTAGTAGTAGTCTGAGACCCTTTCGGGAATTTCGATAAACAGTTTAGTGAGATCGAAGAAAGGGGGGTTTGGATGGTGTGTGTGACAGAGGTGTGGTGGGCTTTTGTATTTGAAGCTTTAGAGGGGAGTTTAAGGTAAGCGTGGCGGGTGAATTTAGCGGGAAAGCTATGGTTTGGAGATTGGCGCCCAAATTTGGCGCCATCCTTGGCTGGCAATCAAGGTGTTTGGGGCTTTTGGCGGGTAATGATCTATAATgctaaaatggaaataaatatttcACGTCTCAATTACTTGTAGAGATAAGTAAAAGACAAACCTTTTGTCTCAACATTTTTCATTTCTCCATTTCAACTTTTGTTCAATTTAGTATGAATTTTCGTGTTGttgtaaaaaaaagaagaagtattttgataaatgaatttataacctattaaagtaaaaaaattatttaaataatcattaaattcattaatattatgaaatttcaataaaaatataaaataattatttataattcgttattaatattttgatatataaaatataatatttgaatatttttaagcaattagcattaattatttgtaaaatataatttgaatatgtaaacaatattttaaatattaaaatataatcattacaaatttatatatatgatttatatatttagaataaatttcaataaaaaataattttatatccaatttaaataTCACGTAAAATTATAAATAAGAATTAAAAATGTTTGACTTCAAAAATACTTTTCCCATTTTTCTAAACGCAAGAAATTAGAAAAAGTGCTTTTGCATTTGGATTTAAAAGCATTTTTTAGCGCCCATTAGTCTAAGTTTAAATGGACCAATGATAAAAAGAGACTTGCTAATGCCAACTTTAAAGCATTTTATGATATCTTTTGTAGCATTGATCAACAAGAATTTAAGAGGATCTCTAAGTGCATTATTGTTAAAGAGGTATGAGACATTTGAAACAGCCCATAAATGTATTAGTACACTTAAACAATTCAAGATGCAAATGTTAACCACCAAATTCAAAACTCTAAAAATACAACATCCGGAAACCATCAATGAAATCTATATTATCCTATGTGATTTTCCTAATCAAACATTTACTCTTGGAGAATAATACTCCGGCTCTAAGTTAGTTAGAAAAGTCAATGGGGCAAAATTAAAGGTGAAAGGAGTATCACATTACAAGTAACACATGAAGTGACTGTTGGAAAAAAAATATAAACGCCATATATATAATAAGAATAATTACGTGCTATTATTTACTAtcacaaaatattaatttaaattaaaagtgatctaatttaacTAAAGTTTATTGGGcttcaattattaaataaagtaataCATGTAGATAatctagtaactaatttctaattgatgatggACTGATTAGAAATTAAGATTAATGTAGAAAAAGTTACATATTAGGGTTATGATCCCAAATTGCATATAGTAACTTTTCTAACTTCTCatcttcaaaaaaaaataaaattaaataaggaTTCACTAAAATTTGGTGGTATACCTAAAAAGTCTCACTAACTCTTTGATTACGGACAAGAAAAGAGGAGAATTCAATTTATATAGAATGAATCTAAAATCAATCTACCCAcgaggattaatttgaaaaatcaaaaTTACAAGGTTTCcaaatttcatgatattaatagATTCAGGCATACTTTTGCAtctaattttgtattttattattaataatttgacATATCAGATATTAATTTATGGTTTTAAGTTTTATATAAAACTTTTACTATTCTTACAGTGGGCACTTCAGTCTTCATTTCAATTGAAGAGCTTCAAGAACAATTTGTTTTGCTTACCTAGACCTTTAATAAAACACTTAAGAACCAATCCTGGAGGTTTAAGAAGTTGGAAACCACCCAAAACATTctcaaaaataaatacaaaagaGTGATAGTCAAATGCCATGAGTATCACGAATTTGGATGCACATTTAGGTTGAATATATTAAtactcttaaaaaaaattaataattgttgGTGTAAGACTCAAATTTTGTCCAGGGCCAAATAAAATCACAACCCAAATACCAAAACTCAACAAAAACCTAAAATACCCTAAGCCTaaatacaacccaaaataaaaaataaaaaaaataaaaaaatgaagaaaaagaaaaaaatctaatCTCTTCACCCTATGTGCCGCCCT contains these protein-coding regions:
- the LOC108458277 gene encoding uncharacterized protein LOC108458277, which codes for MVVSLGPGKFYGSSLPRPRIYTDTKFNPGRVDPPVPVLDPLLSWADEAHWSMGGLSFKRLRLQGRIEGNVKRLKAQRKKLLKDTPDRGLNLKKSLRDDEDDEDVSPPPAPVAVKRRRFLDLNDDDDTEDENKGDDDEEVTVAKRKKKRVLRNGAVRKLGDDFERVAKNSGLVSKREEL